In a single window of the Cryptococcus neoformans var. neoformans JEC21 chromosome 11 sequence genome:
- a CDS encoding signal transducer, putative, producing the protein MSSPHRRRNQQSITVQSIRSHAPLTPRLLDLNTNVPTTRSRARLLSSRSNLKLNDENSRGPAPGFNKSLRSRGPLKENPLKMNVLEDKKMIIGKRKMVDGDEDQRKGKMLKTDERLVRRMGPPLKTVGSNNGLHTRHTLAPVVSPQRLPERTQTLAPPTPAREILRKGMLEAKQGDDEAGGAESKTFSVVARPPTPPRMRERPLEIKRDEDTIIGKSPRFIARPPTPPRPHQTAAIAKSPTPLSNDAPVSLVSPRPLHSLIPSTPGRSQPSHTTFKSPPTRQLSAFFPTPRTSQNQPTAAIPAYNVSTTPDGIPPTASVFTPNNRPTMASPLTNRRIALAVRVAREQTSLDDLVLKATPVKQEIQPCVVEAPKKNVTAEKLEEAAEAKENVDVDMAVVDETTGAESVLGVNMTTETGKAGAVCEARPHVPSHTKVESDTKMNVDEPAPEAKPEVQPAPDIISTSAEIVSTTPQPVQVAVPAIPECPITQPAVDIQLRKTSSGRSLLCMGAPSRIPISTRHVPAVSAIDKSHLPSSTMRKMASGLGVGSLPERRPGGQPEMTGSDSSAPAQGPSSSTAKRRPSYPASLGSGPLARPTARVVSNPIRSSAIASESSSAAEMSQPPIAESNRSVSDPVPIPESARPSRLSLSTNRREGMSLETSRSLAGLSEALEKLKSKKRLSGASASAEPPRKPTIPSVTVTAPAPNVPKKEINGLSASASSTTMAPLANHRARSSIHPGDSSISSDTAGEKSILEMLSSTKGVKCFQGVVAFVDVKTSEGSDSSQFFSDILKSGGAKVLTRPTLSCTHVVYKSGRPATLNWYRRQDKPPRLVSIKWVTDSKKANKKMEEDKYLVDPNEEPIFEKRRKSMEPKALSAYRSTVSNSAKRQALLAVAEAKNKGMSYAPKLPSPLKKTYINLPFSDDNK; encoded by the exons ATGTCCTCTCCCCACCGTCGTCGTAATCAACAATCGATAACCGTGCAGTCTATACGATCACACGCACCCCTTACTCCACGTCTCCTTGATCTAAACACCAACGTCCCTACCACACGGTCTCGCGCCCGTCTCCTGTCATCCAGGAGCAATCTTAAATTGAACGACGAAAACAGCCGCGGTCCTGCGCCTGGTTTCAACAAGAGTCTGAGAAGTAGAGGTCCCCTCAAGGAAAATCCGTTAAAGATGAATGTGCTGGAGGATAAGAAAATGATTAttgggaagagaaaaatggtagatggggatgaggatcaaaggaaaggaaaaatgCTGAAGACGGATGAAAGGCTcgtgagaaggatgggtcCGCCTCTAAAGACCGTTGGGTCAAACAACGGCCTTCATACAAGGCATACACTGGCTCCAGTAGTGTCACCACAACGACTTCCGGAACGAACCCAGACTCTCGCACCTCCAACGCCTGCGAGAGAGATCTTGCGGAAGGGTATGCTCGAAGCCAAgcaaggagatgatgaagcgGGCGGAGCAGAGTCGAAAACATTTAGCGTGGTCGCGCGACCGCCAACACCGCCGAGGATGCGTGAACGTCCCCTTGAAATCAAAAGGGATGAAGACACAATTATCGGGAAATCTCCTAGGTTTATTGCGAGGCCACCGACGCCACCGAGACCTCACCAAACGGCCGCTATTGCCAAAAGCCCTACTCCCCTTTCTAACGATGCTCCTGTCTCTCTCGTTTCCCCTCGACCGTTGCATTCCTTAATTCCATCTACCCCCGGCCGTTCTCAGCCATCTCATACGACCTTTAAATCCCCTCCCACCCGCCAACTTTCTGCCTTTTTCCCTACTCCCCGCACGTCTCAAAACCAGCCTACAGCTGCCATTCCCGCTTACAACGTATCTACCACACCCGATGGCATACCGCCAACTGCCTCAGTATTTACCCCCAATAACCGTCCCACAATGGCATCTCCTTTGACCAATAGGCGAATCGCTCTTGCAGTCAGGGTAGCTAGGGAGCAGACATCACTTGATGATTTGGTGTTAAAAGCCACCCCTGTCAAGCAGGAAATACAGCCATGCGTCGTTGAGGCGCCGAAGAAAAATGTCACTGCTGAAAAacttgaagaagcggcCGAGGCAAAGGAGAACGTGGATGTAGATATGGCTGTGGTGGACGAAACTACAGGTGCTGAGTCAGTGCTTGGGGTAAACATGACGACGGAAACGGGAAAGGCTGGTGCTGTGTGTGAGGCCCGACCACATGTGCCTTCTCATACCAAAGTCGAATCCGATACCAAGATGAATGTTGATGAGCCTGCGCCTGAGGCAAAACCTGAGGTGCAACCAGCTCCCGACATTATATCTACATCTGCCGAAATCGTTTCCACAACACCACAACCTGTACAGGTGGCAGTTCCTGCGATTCCAGAATGCCCTATAACTCAACCCGCTGTCGACATTCAATTGCGCAAGACTTCATCAGGTAGATCTTTGCTGTGTATGGGTGCACCTAGCCGCATCCCCATTAGTACACGGCATGTACCTGCAGTATCTGCCATCGACAAGTCTCACCTGCCCTCGTCTACAATGAGGAAAATGGCAAGTGGTTTAGGGGTGGGCTCTCTTCCAGAAAGACGACCTGGTGGCCAACCAGAAATGACGGGTAGTGACAGTTCAGCTCCTGCTCAAGggccttcttcgtcaactGCCAAGCGTCGGCCTTCTTACCCTGCTTCCCTTGGCTCGGGTCCCCTTGCCCGCCCTACAGCAAGGGTAGTTTCTAACCCCATCCGTTCTTCTGCTATCGCTTCAGAATCGTCTTCTGCGGCTGAGATGTCCCAGCCTCCCATAGCCGAAAGCAATCGATCTGTGTCTGACCCTGTCCCTATTCCTGAATCTGCACGACCTTCCAGACTGAGTTTGAGTACGAATAGGCGAGAAGGCATGTCATTAGAGACTTCTCGATCCTTGGCCGGTTTGAGTGAGGCATTGGAGAAGCTCAAGTCAAAGAAACGACTTTCTGGCGCATCTGCTTCTGCTGAACCACCCCGAAAACCGACCATTCCCTCAGTCACTGTCACGGCCCCAGCTCCAAATGTTCCTAAAAAGGAAATAAACGGCCTCTCAGCATCAGCAAGCTCTACAACCATGGCGCCTCTGGCCAACCATCGAGCACGAAGCTCAATTCATCCTGGTGATTCGTCTATCTCATCAGACACCGCCGGCGAAAAATCTATTTTGGAAATGCTGAGTTCAACGAAGGGCGTGAAGTGTTTCCAGGGTGTGGTGGCGTTTGTAGATGTGAAGACAAGTGAAGGGTCAGATTCTTCACAGTTCTTTTCCGATATTTTGAAATCTGGTGGCGCAAAG GTTCTTACCCGACCAACTCTCTCTTGCACTCATGTCGTTTACAAGTCTGGTCGACCGGCGACGTTGAACTGGTACCGACGTCAGGACAAGCCACCAAGACTCGTGAGCATCAAGTGGGTGACGGATAGTAAAAAGGCCAATaagaaaatggaagaagacaagtACCTTGTGGATCCGAATGAGGAACCTATATTTGAAAAG AGAAGGAAATCGATGGAGCCCAAGGCCTTGTCGGCGTACAGGAGCACTGTGAGTAACAGCGCTAAGAGACAAGCTT TATTGGCTGTTGCCGAGGCGAAAAATAAGGGTATGAGCTATGCGC CCAAACTCCCTTCACCTCTCAAGAAAACCTACATCAACCTCCCCTTCTCAGACGACAACAAGTAG
- a CDS encoding vesicle fusion-related protein, putative, whose protein sequence is MSSANPSSLIAEVLRQPDDLLKLAAYRKKLLKEKSALDTKLSEGVKSQLDATRDALLKLQNSRAAVTLIREEMLAVEKLMGEEAGGEAFDKITRVSTVHRNFAQTSKMVQNLRSMSEKVDYLSSLLDSDKNHPDGAAGPSPNLLPIHFQLQQLEAFRNETLHEAKKSNPQDRETLVKWFEKVDKVAADFEAWLWEIAGSVVELLRKGNGGTVVRLLKIIEVEGKEDEKAVAMRLVRKVTTTDAASKFKSMQANARVIKNYRHKFLDVMKSTVQRSFEEYFLDNQHDFLGFIEGLGWVYKDIIRIKDDIEPLFPADYEITAFLVKAYHKSLNETLIKVVKSAPEAKVLLELHAWIKEYRVSMKELEIPPAWIQPPLLDGKSQDLIEDYVKLIVTKLDEWTVNLMREETGKFSWRTREPEQSDDGLFGMEGVVDFFQLVNQQCNLALDSNQGAVLARVVTESAKVMRRVQDQWLKLLADEMKAQTEKKPEEVLPGLVEYVIALANDQLKSADYAEALSARLEPLVSDKYKEIISARLNEAIDGYIDVAKRCLSCLVQFVFHDVRVATKALITPAWYTEQLMGQIMETMKDYMSDYQAHLHPSVFEILVDNLLDAFLISYLSALRRASTNSLRMPIAIQKIKSDISSAFQFFSQYKPSPGLEENFEVLNMIVNMLAASPEMVFMDYWNFAKIHGPQLQFAEALMKARDDLDRDGVKEIMETLRRKAKEEDIGEPEEPTIMVKVQATSGGLLSNLTNLAGTYASNFAAAGLRPS, encoded by the exons ATGTCATCAGCAAACCCATCGTCACTCATTGCAGAAGTCCTTCGACAACCCGACGATCTTCTCAAGCTCGCCGCATATCGCAAGAAGCTGTTGAAAGAAAAATCGGCCCTGGATACCAAGCTTTCGGAGGGTGTGAAATCTCAACTAGACGCAACGAGGGATGCGTTGCTCAAATTACAAAATAGTAGAGCTGCGGTGACACTGATAAGAGAGGAGATGTTGGCCGTGGAGAAGCTTATGGGTGAGGAAGCTGGTGGGGAGGCATTTGATAAGATTACGAGG GTTTCGACGGTACACCGTAACTTTGCACAAACGTCCAAGATGGTACAGAACCTGCGATCAATGTCCGAGAAAGTTGATTACTTGTCTTCTCTACTTGATTCTGACAAGAATCATCCCGATGGGGCTGCGGGTCCTTCTCCCAATCTCTTGCCCATTCACTTTCAATTACAACAATTGGAAGCATTCCGTAATGAGACTTTGCATGAGGCCAAAAAGTCAAACCCTCAAGATAGAGAGACACTGGTGAAGTGGTTTGAGAAGGTCGATAAAGTGGCTGCGGACTTTGAAGCATGGTTATGGGAGATAGCAGGAAGTGTGGTTGAGTTGTtgaggaaagggaatgGTGGGACTGTGGTTAGACTTTTGAAGATTATTGAGGTCGAGGGTaaagaagacgaaaag GCTGTAGCAATGCGTCTCGTACGCAAAGTCACGACTACCGATGCTGCTTCAAAATTTAAATCTATGCAAGCCAACGCTCGAGTCATCAAGAATTATCGCCACAAATTCCTCGATGTCATGAAGTCCACCGTGCAGCGATCTTTTGAAGAATACTTTCTTGATAATCAGCATGACTTTTTAGGGTTCATCGAAGGGCTCGGGTGGGTGTACAAGGACATCATTAGGATCAAAGACGACATTGaacctctcttccctgCCGACTACGAGATTACAGCTTTCCTTGTCAAAGCCTACCACAAGTCTCTCAATGAAACGCTGATCAAGGTGGTCAAGTCTGCACCCGAGGCCAAGGTCCTCTTGGAGCTTCATGCATGGATCAAAGAATACAGGGTAAGCATGAAAGAGCTTGAAATCCCTCCTGCTTGGATCCAACCTCCATTGCTCGACGGCAAGTCTCAAGACCTTATCGAGGACTATGTCAAGCTCATTGTCACCAAACTCGATGAATGGACTGTTAACCTTATGCGGGAAGAGACGGGCAAGTTTTCATGGCGTACTCGCGAGCCAGAGCAGTCAGACGATGGTCTGTTCGGTATGGAGGGTGTGGTCGATTTCTTCCAGTTGGTCAACCAACAGTGCAACCTAGCACTGGATTCCAACCAAGGTGCAGTGTTGGCGCGAGTGGTGACAGAATCAGCAAAGGTGATGAGGCGTGTTCAGGACCAATGGCTCAAGCTGCTAGCAGACGAGATGAAGGCGCAAACAGAAAAGAAGCCGGAAGAGGTATTGCCAGGATTGGTCGAATATGTCATTGCCCTTGCTAATGACCAACTCAAATCCGCCGACTATGCCGAAGCTCTATCTGCCCGCTTGGAACCCTTGGTATCCGACAAGTACAAGGAAATTATCTCAGCTCGACTTAACGAGGCGATCGATGGCTACATTGACGTTGCCAAGCGCTGTTTGTCTTGCCTTGTTCAGTTTGTGTTCCATGACGTACGAGTCGCCACTAAAGCGCTCATCACCCCCGCATGGTACACTGAACAGCTCATGGGTCAGATTATGGAGACGATGAAAGACTATATGAGTGATTACCAAGCACACCTCCATCCGTCCGTTTTCGAAATCCTCGTTGACAATCTTCTCGACGCCTTCCTCATATCTTACCTCTCCGCCCTTCGACGAGCCTCAACCAACTCCCTTCGTATGCCCATCGCCATTCAAAAGATCAAATCCGACATATCATCCGCGTTCCAGTTCTTCTCCCAGTACAAACCCTCGCCGGGTCTCGAAGAAAACTTTGAAGTGTTAAACATGATTGTGAACATGCTCGCGGCATCTCCCGAAATGGTTTTCATGGACTACTGGAATTTCGCCAAGATACATGGTCCTCAATTACAATTTGCGGAAGCTTTGATGAAAGCGAGGGATGATTTAGATAGAGATGGTGTCAAGGAAATTATGGAGACATTAAGAAGGAAagccaaggaggaggatattGGAGAGCCAGAGGAACCTACAATTATG GTCAAAGTTCAAGCAACTTCTGGAGGATTGTTGTCAAACCTCACGAATCTTGCTGGAACATATGCTAGCAACTTCGCTGCAGCCGGTCTCCGGCCGTCATAG
- a CDS encoding NAD+ synthase (glutamine-hydrolyzing), putative translates to MHLVTVATCQLRQWSLDFEGNCERILRSIAIAKSRGATLRVGPELEVPGYGCLDHFLEGDTMLHSWEVLAKILQSEEAKGIVCDIGMPLEHKNNNYNCRVIIFNGKILLIRPKMWMANDGNYRELRHFTPWHKHRQVEKHSLPHMIRIVTGQTYVPFGDAVIATEDTVIGVELCEELFTPASPHILMGLDGVEIFTNSSGSHHELRKLNRRVELIKEATMKLGGIYLYANQQGCDGDRLYYDGACLIAMNGQILAQGPQFSLSEVEVVSATVDLRAVRAHRTTSSRRMQSAQAEAYERVVADTRLDGGEQIKVGLRETKGSMDVRYHTPEEEIALGPACWLWDYLRRSRTQGYFLPLSGGIDSCATAIIVHSMCRLVVEAAAKGDEQVITDARRITNEPEDSTYIPEDPREFAGRIFHTCYMGTENSSSETRERAKNLADAIGAYHVDLNMDTAVSAVKGIFSFVTGKTPQFKAHGGTNAENLALQNIQARLRMVVSYMFAQLLPWVRGKNGGLLVLGSANVDESLRGYFTKYDCSSADVNPIGGISKVDLKRFIAWAQVKFDLPILYNFLHAVPTAELIPIGPDNIIQSDEIEMGMTYDELSVYGRLRKVEKCGPFSMFGKLVQEWGSFLSPKEIAEKVKHFFFMYAINRHKMTTITPSVHMESYSPDDNRFDLRPFLYPSQFTHQFRKIDELAGKLPDMAQKPKVDTNEVD, encoded by the exons ATGCATCTCGTTACAGTAGCAAC CTG TCAACTCCGACAATGGTCCCTGGACTTCGAG GGCAATTGCGAACGTATCCTTCGTTCCATTGCCATCGCCAAGTCTCGTGGAGCAACACTTCGAGTGGGACCAGAGCTGGAAGTTCCCGGATACGGATGTTTGGATCACTTCCTTGAAG GTGATACCATGCTCCACTCTTGGGAAGTCCTTGCGAAAATCTTGCAGAGTGAAGAGGCAAAGGGTATTGTTTGTGATATCGGAAT GCCTCTCGAACACAAGAACAACAATTATAACTGCCGAGTCATCATCTTTAATGGCAAGATTCTTTTGATCAGGCCGAAGATGTGGATGGCCAACGACGGGAACTAT CGAGAGCTAAGGCACTTCACACCTTGGCACAAGCATAGGCAGGTCGAAAAGCATTCCTTGCCTCATATGATCAGGATTGTCACCGGACAG ACCTATGTACCTTTCGGAGATGCGGTAATTGCCACAGAAGATACAGTAATCGGTGTCGAACTCTGTGAGGAGCTCTTCACCCCTGCCTC GCCCCACATTCTTATGGGCCTTGACGGTGTTGAAATCTTTACCAATTCCTCCGGTAGTCATCACGAGCTTAGAAAGCTCAACCGCCGTGTGGAGCTTATCAAGGAAGCTACCATGAAG CTCGGTGGTATTTACCTCTATGCAAACCAGCAAGGCTGTGACGGTGATCGTCTCTACTATGACGGAGCTTGTCTCATTGCCATGAACGGCCAGATCCTTGCCCAAGGCCCTCAATTCTCTCTTTCCGAAGTCGAAGTTGTCTCCGCCACTGTTGATCTTCGCGCTGTTCGAGCTCACAGGACAACAAGTAGCAGGAGGATGCAGAGTGCACAGGCCGAGGCGTATGAGAGAGTCGTGGCTGATACCAGACTCGATGGTGGTGAGCAGATCAAGGTGGGATTACGGGAGACTAAGGGTAGCATGGATGTGAGGTATCACACCcccgaggaggagattgc TCTTGGTCCCGCATGCTGGCTCTGGGACTATCTTCGTCGATCCCGTACTCAAGGTtacttcctccctctcaGTGGGGGTATCGACAGTTGCGCCACAGCCATTATCGTACACTCCATGTGCCGTTTGGTCGTGGAGGCTGCTGCAAAGGGCG ATGAGCAGGTTATTACTGATGCTCGACGAATTACAAATGAGCCTGAAGACAGCACCTACATTCCCGAGGATCCTCGTGAATTCGCCGGCAGAATCTTCCACACTTGTTATATGGGTACGGAGAACTCTAGTAGCGAGACTAGGGAAAGAGCCAAGAACCTCGCTGACGCTATCGGCGC ATACCACGTTGATTTGAACATGGACACCGCTGTGAGTGCCGTCAAGGGTATCTTCAGCTTCGTCACCGGCAAGACTCCTCAATTCAAGGCGCACGGTGGCACCAATGCCGAGAACTTGGCGCTGCAGAACATTCAG GCACGACTGCGAATGGTTGTTAGCTACATGTTTGCTCAACTTCTTCCGTGGGTTAGGGGTAAGAATGGCGGTCTCTTGGTCTTGGGCAGTGCCAACGTCGACGAGAGTCTGCGAGGCTATTTCACCAAATACGA TTGCTCAAGTGCCGATGTTAACCCCATCGGTGGTATCAGTAAGGTCGACCTCAAAAGGTTCATCGCCTGGGCCCAAGTCAAGTTTGACCTCCCGATCCTCTACAA CTTCCTTCACGCTGTCCCCACTGCGGAGCTTATCCCGATCGGCCCTGACAACATCATCCAGTCTGACGAAATCGAAATGGGCATGACTTATGACGAGCTTTCGGTATACGGTCGTTTGCGAAAAGTGGAGAAGTGTGGACCGTTCAGCATGTTTGGCAAGTTAGTGCAGGAGTGGGGCAGTTTCTTGTCCCCGAAAGAGATTGCAGAGAAGGTCAagcacttcttcttcatgtaTGCCATCAACAGGCATAAGAT GACGACCATCACTCCTTCAGTGCACATG GAGTCATACAGTCCCGACGACAACCGCTTTGACCTTCGACCGTTCTTGTATCCCTCCCAATTCACTCATCAATTCAGGAAGATTGATGAACTTGCTGGAAAGTTGCCTGACATGGCACAGAAGCCCAAGGTTGACACGAATGAAGTTGATTAA
- a CDS encoding expressed protein — protein MCSDAADDDQLSDVGFDWTALLDDLDDRVQTSHLPTPAQTPSTGLSRDHTCFDWLDLWDDIRDPKAQSTPSTVVPPTPESLPKPIQLPSTPKTFFCLVSPSSPLPLDATLPSPQSYVIQSPLSNTDRKPYIPSLDRKSIVKQAPVQDDNPFLVSSPCLRKPVVPAPRQRPVLAVPYDWSFDTPTPVRFHPATVEELPPQPVFTSTGQNILWLTHLSTSGGLTPSLKRISLPYYPYPKVKGVSMFINHPKRRVHEQIRVKEDVKNGQDIFTATMDSVMDNDWRKTSMVHGVYTVNLLSEDQEIRERSKRSVMEEMRQVKALGMSTLVIHLGSAGKDDPSYKHVQLTRLVSDLREITRAVQGITLALENTVHPSPHSLTTLSSLCTILTHFPPSQLKLCLDLSHLHVSEFDLNSESGRKEMWELLETAGKARVVGVHVSDNYVAHGGKGDRHANIGFGHIALSSFRTILSNPFFHNIPHLLETPPYFKHFRPPNTIHCKPPTYAQKIIELESERASLERLLLDRIVSMSDPEWMTYQSKLWAMYKKARKVVEARMYKVLFKQGGSLWRKFRKERKKVGSRLRQAEGQKRKAKNMFVKDERVTITRCCEL, from the exons ATGTGCTCAGATGCGGCAGACGACGACCAGCTGTCTGACGTTGGCTTTGACTGGACTGCTCTTCTGGATGATCTCGACGACCGAGTCCAGACATCTCACCTTCCTACTCCTGCCCAAACCCCGAGTACTGGTCTTTCGAGAGACCATACTTGTTTCGACTGGTTAGACTTGTGGGATGATATTCGAGATCCAAAGGCGCAATCTACACCTTCAACAGTGGTGCCTCCTACACCAGAGAGCCTTCCCAAGCCCATCCAGCTTCCATCGACTCCAAAGACATTTTTTTGTCTCGTATCGCCGAGCTCCCCACTTCCGCTTGACGCgacccttccttctccccaaTCCTATGTTATCCAAAGCCCCCTTTCGAACACAGACCGAAAACCTTACATTCCTTCTCTCGACCGGAAAAGCATAGTCAAACAAGCGCCTGTTCAAGATGATAATCCTTTTCTTgtctcctctccttgccTCAGAAAGCCTGTCGTTCCCGCACCTCGCCAACGTCCAGTGCTAGCAGTACCATACGACTGGTCGTTTGATACACCCACTCCGGTTAGATTCCATCCTGCAACAGTCGAAGAGCTTCCACCCCAGCCCGTTTTTACCTCCACTGGACAGAATATCTTATGGCTGACCCATTTGTCCACCTCTGGAGGGCTCACACCTTCCTTGAAAAGGATATCGTTACCTTACTACCCTTATCCAAAGGTGAAAGGTGTGAGCATGTTCATAAATCATCCAAAAAGGCGGGTGCATGAGCAAATCagggtgaaagaggatgtcAAAAATGGCCAGGACATTTTTACGGCAACCATGGATTCGGTCATGGACAATGACTGGAGAAAAACTAGTATGGTTCACGGAGTCTATACGGTTAACTTGCTAAGTGAAGATCA GGAAATTCGTGAGAGATCAAAAAGGAGCGTCATGGAAGAGATGCGGCAAGTAAAGGCTCTTGGAATGTCTACTCTCGTCATTCA CTTGGGCTCAGCGGGGAAAGATGATCCGTCTTACAAGCACGTGCAATTAACCCGACTAGTCTCTGATCTCCGCGAGATCACTCGCGCTGTCCAAGGCATCACCCTCGCTCTCGAAAACACTGTACACCCATCACCGCACTCTCTCACCACCCTCTCTTCGCTCTGTACAATACTTACTCATTTCCCGCCTTCACAACTCAAGCTTTGCCTGGATCTATCACATCTTCACGTGAGCGAATTTGACTTGAACTCTGAGAgcggaaggaaggagatgtggGAATTGTTGGAGACAGCAGGGAAAGCAAGGGTGGTGGGCGTGCACGTCAGTGACAATTATGTGGCTCATGGAGGTAAAGGCGATCGGCATGCCAA TATTGGATT CGGCCACATAGCTCTCTCATCATTCCGCACGATCCTATCCAATCCCTTCTTTCACAACATACCTCACCTTCTAGAAACACCTCCTTACTTCAAACATTTCCGCCCGCCTAATACCATTCATTGTAAACCACCTACATACGCTCAGAAGATCATCGAACTGGAGAGTGAAAGGGCAAGTCTCGAGCGATTACTGCTGGACAGGATTGTGAGCATGTCCGATCCCGAGTGGATGACTTACCAGTCCAAATTGTGGGCGATGTATAAAAAGGCGAgaaaggtggtggaagcGAGAATGTACAAGGTGTTGTTTAAACAAGGAGGGAGTTTATGGAGAAAGTTtagaaaagagagaaaaaaggtTGGAAGTCGCCTACGACAGGCAGAGGGTCAGAAGCGCAAAGCGAAGAACATGTTTGTaaaggatgagagagtGACAATAACCCGGTGTTGCGAGCTGTGA
- a CDS encoding expressed protein: MSVPRLLVVGGNGFLGSAICKAAVGKGWEVSSMSSSGKPFTTPAGHTPAWVPKVSWHSASAFSPSSYSSLVSSSTAVVHTLGILLEDHGYKKAVREGDLISLAGGFLKGLGGGDGNPLKTAEEKRRGYDGMNRDSALEVLNTMLSTAPHPSAPNEAVKEKTFVYISAADAFRPLVPKKYIESKREAELEIAKRCSDTSGVRPIFIRPGLMYHPHTRPLSTLPAFLIDLSSKLNAALPAPLQNIPSLFSPQSAIRGALEGARTFPLHVDHVASAVLKCVEDGEKRGVVEVDEMRRWAGFKYSNDAALEY; encoded by the exons ATGTCCGTCCCCCGCCTGCTCGTAGTTGGAGGGAATGGTTTCCTCG GCTCTGCCATCTGTAAAGCTGCCGTCGGCAAAGGCTGGGAAGTCAGCTCCATGAG CTCGTCCGGTAAACCATTCACCACTCCTGCAGGGCACACACCCGCCTGGGTTCCTAAAGTATCATGGCACTCTGCCTCTGctttctccccttcctcttaTTCCTCTCTCgtatcctcatccacagcTGTCGTCCACACCCTTGGTATATTACTGGAAGATCATGGGTATAAAAAGGCAGTGAGAGAGGGGGATTTGATAAGTCTTGCTGGGGGGTTTCTGAAGGgtttgggaggaggagacggGAATCCGTTAAAGACGgctgaggaaaagagacgAGGGTACGACGGGATGAATAGGGATTCAG CGCTCGAGGTGCTGAACACTATGCTCAGCACTGCTCCTCATCCCTCAGCCCCCAACGAGGCTgtaaaggagaagacgttTGTCTACATCTCCGCTGCCGATGCTTTTAGACCTTTGGTGCCAAAAAAGTACATTGAATCGAAAAGAGAAGCAGAGCTAGAAATCGCAAAGAGGTGTTCTGACACTAGCGGTGTCAGACCGATATTTATCAGGCCTG GGTTAATGTACCATCCGCACACGCGCCCGTTGTCCACTCTTCCAGCATTCCTCATTGACCTTTCTTCCAAACTGAATGCTGCGCTTCCCGCACCTCTTCAAAATATACCTagtctcttctcccctcaaTCGGCCATTCGAGGTGCCCTCGAAGGAGCGAGGACATTCCCTCTCCATGTAGACCATGTCGCGAGTGCTGTACTCAAGTGTGTGGAAGATGgcgagaaaagaggagttgtcgaggttgatgagatgaggaggtgggCAGGGTTCAAGTACAGCAATGATGCTGCCTTGGAATATTAA